Proteins encoded within one genomic window of Hermetia illucens chromosome 2, iHerIll2.2.curated.20191125, whole genome shotgun sequence:
- the LOC119649509 gene encoding tRNA (guanine(37)-N1)-methyltransferase, whose product MARKNKAGKSGATKTATKTKKDKNLFKVAEGKGKKKPKEVQVKLKKLKAAVKEKQEKVDATLKNLHQEMVVKKPQTPKATPKKANKKGGAKTKNIQKKLGKIQV is encoded by the exons AAAACAAAGCGGGGAAATCAGGCGCTACGAAAACAGCCACGAAAACAAAGAAAGACAAAAACCTGTTCAAAGTGGCTGAAGGCAAGGGCAAAAAGAAGCCGAAGGAAGTTCAAGTGAAATTGAAAAAG CTGAAAGCGGCCGTCAAGGAAAAGCAAGAAAAAGTGGATGCTActttaaaaaatttacatcaGGAAATGGTTGTCAAGAAACCGCAAACACCGAAAGCAACGCCAAAGAAAGCAAATAAAAAGGGTGGCGCGAAAACGAAAAATATACAGAAAAAGTTAGGAAAAATCCAAGTCTAG
- the LOC119649371 gene encoding transcription factor BTF3 homolog 4-like, with translation MNPDKLKKLQAQVRIGGKGTPRRKKKVVHQAAGADDKKLQGVLKKINISPIAGIEEANMIKNDGTVIHFNNPKVQASLSANTFAITGHGETKRAQDFLPGILSQLGTSDFRSWGQLATELAAKTKLAAAEDDDVPDLVENFEEVAKKDELESITKKTEEITVA, from the exons atgaatCCCGACAagctgaaaaaattgcaagctcAGGTCCGCATTGGCGGCAAGGGCACCCCGCGTCGCAAGAAGAAGGTCGTGCACCAGGCAGCCGGCGCTGACGACAAGAAATTACAAGGAGTGCTGAAGAAAATCAACATCAGCCCCATTGCCGGCATTGAGGAGGCGAACATGATCAAGAATGATGGCACCGTGATTCACTTCAATAACCCCAAAGTGCAAGCTTCGCTGTCGGCAAACACGTTTGCCATAACTGGTCATGGTGAAACGAAGCGG GCCCAGGACTTCTTGCCCGGAATCCTGTCACAGTTGGGAACAAGTGATTTCCGATCCTGGGGTCAGCTGGCAACAGAGCTGGCCGCAAAGACGAAACTTGCAGCCGCCGAGGACGACGACGTGCCCGACTTGGTGGAGAACTTTGAGGAAGTTGCCAAAAAGGACGAGCTGGAATCGATAACGAAGAAGACCGAGGAGATCACTGTTGCGTAA
- the LOC119650095 gene encoding lariat debranching enzyme: protein MRIAIEGCAHGELEKIYNTIESIEKHENYKIDLLICCGDFQATRNLEDLQTMAVPKKYQDICTFYKYYSGEKIAPVLTIFIGGNHEASNYLQELPYGGWVAPKIYYLGYAGVVRVNGIRIAGISGIYKGYDYYRGHHEFSPYDESTRKSVYHTRQLEVFRLRQLSDDIDVFISHDWPRGIHNYGNHEQLVRFKPHFREDIEQDQLGSPPLGELLNSLQPTYWFAAHLHCKFAALVPHEDTGKVTKFLALDKCLPKRRFLQVLELESDCPDDGDLVFEYDLEWLTILHITNHLVHVKNSSNYMPGPNGSGRYNFTPTDEEKEHVRNKLDCDLKIPDNFCRTVEPYNIQKNLDVSMDFEQPKSQINPQTMSFCDRLGIDDPLSLAMVMNGHELSHSRSFDDSLNDSSVLMDSSEQLDCSVNSSQCSPLKRISLLSMLPKPRADDSNPDELDIDGEKPVRTEVIDSSGKVESGPADDEERQPDITPPVKKFKRRNQSIYNAADEDE from the exons ATGCGTATCGCAATAGAAGGCTGTGCCCATGGCGAACTGGAgaaaatatataatacaatTGAATCCATCGAGAAACACGAGAATTACAAGATTGACTTGTTGATATGCTGCGGCGACTTTCAAGCTACTCGAAATTTAGAGGATTTGCAAACGATGGCAGTGCCGAAGAAGTATCAGGATATATGTACATTTTATAA ATATTACAGCGGCGAGAAAATTGCGCCTGTTCTGACCATTTTCATTGGAGGTAACCACGAAGCTTCCAATTATTTGCAGGAGCTACCATACGGCGGCTGGGTTGCTCCAAAGATTTACTATTTAGGCTATGCTGGTGTAGTGCGAGTGAATGGTATACGAATTGCTGGTATATCAG GGATATACAAAGGCTATGATTACTACCGCGGTCACCATGAATTTTCCCCGTACGACGAAAGCACTCGCAAAAGTGTATACCACACAAGGCAGCTGGAGGTGTTTCGTTTGAGGCAACTTTCAGACGATATTGATGTATTCATATCGCACGATTGGCCACGCGGGATTCACAACTACGGTAACCACGAGCAGCTTGTTCGCTTCAAGCCTCACTTCAGGGAAGACATTGAGCAGGACCAACTGGGCAGTCCGCCTTTGGGGGAACTTCTGAATTCATTGCAACCCACGTATTGGTTCGCAGCACATTTACATTGCAAGTTTGCAGCGCTTGTGCCCCACGAAGATACCGGAAAAGTTACAAAATTCCTAGCTTTGGACAAATGTCTACCAAAACGGCGTTTTCTTCAAGTATTAGAACTAGAATCCGATTGTCCGGACGATGGTGATTTGGTATTCGAATATGATTTGGAATGGCTGACAATTTTGCACATTACAAATCACTTGGTACACGTGAAAAACAGTTCGAACTACATGCCGGGCCCGAACGGGTCAGGACGCTATAATTTCACCCCCACGGACGAGGAAAAGGAGCATGTAAGGAATAAGTTGGACTGCGATCTGAAAATCCCAGATAATTTCTGTCGCACGGTGGAACCGTACAATATTCAAAAGAACTTGGATGTTTCGATGGATTTTGAGCAGCCGAAGTCACAGATTAATCCGCAAACAATGAGTTTCTGCGACCGATTAGGTATTGATGATCCGCTTAGTCTGGCCATGGTGATGAACGGACATGAGTTGAGTCACTCAAGATCCTTTGATGACAGTTTGAATGATTCCAGCGTTCTGATGGACAGTTCGGAACAGTTGGATTGCAGCGTTAATAGCAGTCAGTGCAGTCCATTGAAGAGAATATCTTTATTATCGATGCTGCCTAAACCTAGAGCGGACGATTCGAATCCCGATGAGTTGGATATCGATGGTGAAAAGCCTGTGAGAACAGAAGTGATCGATAGCTCCGGTAAGGTTGAATCTGGACCCGCGGACGACGAGGAAAGACAGCCGGACATCACTCCGCCAGTAAAGAAGTTCAAAAGGAGAAATCAAAGCATTTATAATGCGGCTGACGAGGATGAATAA
- the LOC119649370 gene encoding protein ALP1-like, whose translation MGRATVRKSIMQTVKAINCKLEEIVMPKQNLSSWMKISDEFLQKWNFPNCLGAVDGKHIRMFAPNNSGSMDFNYKKFFSNILMAVVDASYQFVMVTIGAHGSNADPSVFAASNFGKAWKQCPQQLKVPADRCLPGTQTPQPFVLVGDEAFGLSYNLLTPYSGNCLPTSERIFNYRLSRARRLVESAFGMLAHTWILLKSLEVQPALGKLIVLCCCILHNYIKLNMKELKKNIREVQTHDPSAYVNHEARMAPPVSTAVTIRNSFAEWFINEGNLPFQYSRV comes from the exons ATGGGTCGAGCGACTGTTAGAAAGTCCATAATGCAAACCGTAAAAGCTATTAATTGTAAATTGGAGGAAATAGTGATGCCCAAACAAAATTTGTCCAGCTGGATGAAAATATCTGATGAATTTTTACAAAAATGGAATTTCCCAAACTGCCTAGGGGCAGTTGATGGGAAACATATCCGAATGTTCGCTCCAAATAATTCTGGAAGCATGGACTTCAACTACAAAAAATTCTTTTCCAACATACTAATGGCAGTAGTGGATGCATCTTATCAGTTTGTAATGGTTACTATTGGTGCTCATGGCTCCAACGCGGATCCAAGCGTATTTGCTGCATCTAACTTTGGCAAGGCATGGAAGCAGTGCCCCCAACAACTTAAAGTTCCCGCTGATCGTTGCCTACCTGGAACACAAACACCACAACCATTTGTTCTTGTGGGAGATGAGGCATTCGGATTGTCGTATAATTTGCTGACTCCATATTCCGGGAATTGTCTACCAACgagtgaaagaatatttaattacag gttgtctAGGGCTAGAAGGCTCGTAGAGAGTGCATTCGGAATGTTAGCGCATACATGGATACTATTGAAATCCCTTGAGGTTCAGCCAGCACTGGGGAAACTGATAGTCTTATGTTGTTGCATTTTGCACAACTAT attaaacTTAATatgaaagaattgaaaaaaaatatacgagAAGTACAAACTCATGATCCAAGCGCTTACGTTAACCACGAAGCAAGGATGGCCCCACCTGTGTCAACTGCGGTCACAATTAGAAATTCTTTTGCAGAATGGTTCATCAACGAAGGCAATCTACCTTTTCAATACAGCCGTGTATAG